In a single window of the Populus alba chromosome 16, ASM523922v2, whole genome shotgun sequence genome:
- the LOC118050579 gene encoding uncharacterized protein: protein MSEESTKMETKEGSNLLGSPTFTQLENGRFKCLESGHEMLAKDKESYSHSKRCRLGLIDFALANNKPPLNMFKQDPLSRAKLICKLTGDTVNKSEEHIWKHINGKRFLNKLEQKEMEKLESNGLVAEEVEEELKSSQDGAKKKKKNKKKQNKVEEIISQVRDSSDKDSDLEETDFWIPPAGERWDFDDGGDRWGSDAESEHESQEENAAEDAVEDNDEESKELSTRAKRMSIEIGPSSSASRKKKSKKDPAS from the exons ATGAGTGAAGAGAGCACGAAGATGGAGACGAAGGAAGGGAGCAACTTGTTGGGCTCACCTACCTTCACACAGCTCGAAAATGGCAGGTTCAAGTGCCTAGAGAGTGGACACGAAATGTTAGCCAAAGACAAAGAATCCTATTCACACAGTAAACGCTGCCGTTTGGGTCTGATAGACTTTGCTCTAGCCAACAACAAACCCCCTCTCAACATGTTCAAGCAAGACCCTCTCTCTCG tgcAAAGTTGATATGTAAATTAACCGGGGATACTGTCAACAAGTCTGAGGAACATATTTGGAAGCACATCAATGGGAAGAGGTTTCTTAACAaattag AGCAAAAGGAAATGGAGAAATTGGAATCCAATGGACTGGTAGCGGAGGAAGTTGAGGAAGAATTGAAGTCGAGCCAGGATGGtgctaagaaaaagaaaaagaataagaagaagcaAAACAAGGTTGAGGAAATTATTTCTCAAGTAAGGGATTCTTCTGATAAGGACAGTGATTTAGAAGAAACTGATTTCTGGATTCCACCTGCTGGAGAACGCTGGGACTTTGACGATGGAGGAGATCGGTGGGGTTCTGATGCGGAGTCCGAGCACGAAAGCCAGGAAGAAAATGCAGCAG AGGATGCAGTCGAAGATAATGACGAGGAATCAAAAGAGCTCTCGACGCG GGCTAAGAGAATGTCAATTGAAATTGGACCCAGCAGCTCTGCTTCtagaaagaagaagagcaaGAAGGACCCTGCAAGTTGA